CGGCTTCGACAAGCTGGCTGCCGAGAAGAACGCCTCGATTCGACCTACTGCCGGGGCGCTGTACTTCGACCGGAAGCAAATTCCGATCGAGCCGTACTTCCACTTCACGTTCTCGGCGGGCAATGCGCTGCTCCGCACCGAATACGTCTCGTTCGTCTCGAAGAAGAAGTACGGCTTCAGTGTGAGGAAGGTGCTCGGCCCTTACGGGCGGCCTGCGATGGCGCACCAGAACCACTTCGAGGCGATGGAGGCGATCCGCGACGGAGAAGGCATTCAGTGGACGGACCTGCTCCGCGAGCACCGCCAGATTCCATCGTACTCGCTCGTACGGGCGGCGTTCCCATGGGGACGCTGGCAGGAATCGGTCGTCGTCCACCTGAATACAGGGACGAACGCGAAGCCCGAATTCGCGGGAGAGACGCCGAATTCGTTCTATTCCAGCGGGACGCGTCTGCTCTCGGACGGACGGCCGATCCGGCTGGCCCCGTATCCCGCGTACCGCTCGCTCGGCGATCCGATCACAGAGCCGATGCGCGCAGCGCCTACCGTCGCCGAGCTGGACGGCGACGGGGTGGTCGATGTGGCCGTCGGGTCGAGCGACGGCCGTCTGTATCTGTATCCGGGGCGGACGGCCCCGGAGCCTGGCTACGCGGCGCAGCAGCTGCCCGAAGGGCTGGCTGCGCCGCAGCGGCTCGGCGAGCCGCGCGTCCTGACGGACACGCGGGGCGCGCCGCTCGCCATCGGCCCGTACGCGGGTGTCGCCGCGTACGACGTGAACGCCGACGGCCCGGCCGACCTCGTCTTCGGCCGAGCCGACGGCACGCTTGGCGCCGCCCTCCGCACGGCGGGCGGCTATGCGGTGCCCGCCGCGCTGCTCGGCGGCGGCGAGCCGATTCGCGGCGCTGCTCCGCTGGCGCCGGCCATCGCTGACGTCACCATGGACGCCGTCCCCGACCTCGTGGTCGGGGATGCGGGCGGAGCGGTGACGCTGTATGAGGGCGCGCGCGGGCCTGACGGCGCGCTCGTGTTCGGCGGCGGACGGGAGCTCGTCCGCCTGCCCAGCCCTTATGCCGCGCCGTCTGTGCGCGACATGAACGGAGATGGCCGCCCAGACCTCGTCGTGGGCGGCCTGGAAGGGGACCTGCGCGTCTATACGCAGCAGGTCGAGCCCGGCGGCGGCGTCACGTGGCGCGACGCCGGCGTGCTGGAGGGCGCCACCGTGAACCAGCTCGGCAGCCGCGCCCTCGTGGGCGGGCATAATGCCGTGCCGGTGTGGCGCGACATGAACGGCGACGGCCGCGACGATCTCATCGTCGGCCAGCTCGAGTTCAGCGAGCCGTGGCCGATAGACGCTTCGGATTTTCCATATCGAGAGCAGCTGGTCGCCTTCCTTGAGCATAGCCAGAAGCATCGGCTCGAGCTGTACCCGCATCTGTTCATGCATCAATATACGAGCGATGAGCAGGAGAAGCAGGAGATTGCGCTGCACAAGCAGGCATTCGAGCAGCTCGGCGTTCCGTGGCAGCTAACAGGCACGAACCAGCATACATGGCGCATCAACAACCCGAATCGGACGCAGACGCTCGACAACGAGCGGGCCGCGGGCATCTGGTTCAACTTCGGGTTCAAGCCCTCGTATATCAAGGCGGACCCGAGGCTCGGCGTTGAGTACAATTGGGGTCTGCCGTTCCTGCTGACAGGCGCGGACGGTGAGCCGAGTCTAGAGCGGCCAATGCTGCTCTATACCCCTGCGCCAGTGCTGCGCACAGACCCGGCTACGTCGACGAAGGACCTATTCGAGGCGTACGCAGCAAGCGATATGCCGATCGATTACTTCGAGCATATCGAGTATCACTTCCCGCTGCGCGTGCCGGAGCTGCTCCCGTTCGTTCATTACTTGAACGAGCTGCGTGACCGGCACAGCTACAACTTCATGACGGAGACGCAGATGGCGCGCTCCTTCCTGAACACCTTGACGACAGACGTCTCGCTGAGTCGTCCGTGGCACGACGCCGTCACGCTTCGCCTGAAGCGCATGCTCGGCCTTCCGGCCGAGCCTCGCTTCATCGCTGTGCCGGATACGTCCCGCGTCCCGACCGAGGCCGCGGAGTACAAGGGTACGCTCGGCGTTGCCGTCGAGCTCGGCGCCGCCTACGCCGGCCGCACACCGGCCGTCCTAGACGCCGACGTGCACGACGTGCGAGCGGACAAGCTGTACGTCGGCGTGACCGCGCCGACGGAGATTCGCTTCGCGCGAGCCGAGGCTGACCCGAGCGCCTCTGGCGCCCGGCTGCAGCTGCTGCGCGTCAACGTGCCCTACGCGCTCGAGACTCGCGCAGCCGCACAGGAGTGGCGCCTCCAGCTCGAGGCGCCGGGCATGCAGCAGGTGGTACTGCGCGCACCTGCCGCACCGCCTGCCGCGCACAGTGCCGCCCCAGCTCAGGCGCGTGCCGCTGCCGAGCCCATGCCCGCGTCCTCCCCACCGGAGGACGCCGCGCACAGCGCCGCCCTAGCTCAGGCGCGTGCCGCTGCCGAGCCCACGCTCGCGTCCTCCCCACCGGAGGACGCCGCGCACAGCGCCGCCCTAGCTCAGGCGCGTGCCGCTGCCGAGCCCACGCTCGCGTCCTCCCCACCGGAGGACGCCGCGCACAGCGCCGCCCTAGCTCAGGCGCGTGCCGCTGCCGAGCCCACGCTCGCGTCCTCCCCACCGG
Above is a genomic segment from Paenibacillus sp. YYML68 containing:
- a CDS encoding VCBS repeat-containing protein, whose amino-acid sequence is MTRTNIRKLVVTVLGLLPLAVLLVVLYGGSKPLNVQLLYATRGETYDAAAYGQLKQSLLAGLQVDKRDLSTLRDGQLDDYDTIYLDPSLHQSMSDQERKLLMRYVRRGGHLFLENRFAGDFDPSFLGAAQVLDVPAPTQASLPTAPGKTLWTYPGVDADTIGVQQLVRTFADTFFRHDTEASLSRFDWGKGLVPSTARTIASMNGIALYAVNDYGEGTVFFSGTLLPSRYYITGYDLMSGMDGTLGFDKLAAEKNASIRPTAGALYFDRKQIPIEPYFHFTFSAGNALLRTEYVSFVSKKKYGFSVRKVLGPYGRPAMAHQNHFEAMEAIRDGEGIQWTDLLREHRQIPSYSLVRAAFPWGRWQESVVVHLNTGTNAKPEFAGETPNSFYSSGTRLLSDGRPIRLAPYPAYRSLGDPITEPMRAAPTVAELDGDGVVDVAVGSSDGRLYLYPGRTAPEPGYAAQQLPEGLAAPQRLGEPRVLTDTRGAPLAIGPYAGVAAYDVNADGPADLVFGRADGTLGAALRTAGGYAVPAALLGGGEPIRGAAPLAPAIADVTMDAVPDLVVGDAGGAVTLYEGARGPDGALVFGGGRELVRLPSPYAAPSVRDMNGDGRPDLVVGGLEGDLRVYTQQVEPGGGVTWRDAGVLEGATVNQLGSRALVGGHNAVPVWRDMNGDGRDDLIVGQLEFSEPWPIDASDFPYREQLVAFLEHSQKHRLELYPHLFMHQYTSDEQEKQEIALHKQAFEQLGVPWQLTGTNQHTWRINNPNRTQTLDNERAAGIWFNFGFKPSYIKADPRLGVEYNWGLPFLLTGADGEPSLERPMLLYTPAPVLRTDPATSTKDLFEAYAASDMPIDYFEHIEYHFPLRVPELLPFVHYLNELRDRHSYNFMTETQMARSFLNTLTTDVSLSRPWHDAVTLRLKRMLGLPAEPRFIAVPDTSRVPTEAAEYKGTLGVAVELGAAYAGRTPAVLDADVHDVRADKLYVGVTAPTEIRFARAEADPSASGARLQLLRVNVPYALETRAAAQEWRLQLEAPGMQQVVLRAPAAPPAAHSAAPAQARAAAEPMPASSPPEDAAHSAALAQARAAAEPTLASSPPEDAAHSAALAQARAAAEPTLASSPPEDAAHSAALAQARAAAEPTLASSPPEDAAHSANPAAPAASAVQPHPPARLIIEGPELDIVHDAEAGTYTVTHFGDPVELIIRVAE